Proteins co-encoded in one Corylus avellana chromosome ca9, CavTom2PMs-1.0 genomic window:
- the LOC132191356 gene encoding cytochrome P450 81Q32-like has protein sequence MEAMVFLYSSLSLLFVAVAFKLIIYLQRRTPKHLPPSPPSLPILGHLHLVKKPIHRTFHSLSKKYGQIFSLRFGSRLVVIVSSPSAVEECFTKNDIVLANRPPSLVAKIVGYNQSTVVGVPYGDLWRNLRRISALEIFSTPRLNMFLGIRRDEIKRLLHKLGRNSSQDFTKVELKSMFSDLTFNIIMRMVAGKRYYGYGEEVKNEEEARRFKKMMIEVVASAGASNPQEFVPILRWIDHGGLEKRLMRLAKKMDAFLQALIDEKKGKEEGNTMIDHLLSLQKSQPDYYTNQIIKALILSLLLAGTDTSAVTLEWAMSNLLNHPDVLKKARAELDSQIGEENLMDEPDISKLCYLQRIILETLRLYPAAPLLVPHMASDDCIIGGYDVPRNTMLLVNAWAIHRDPKVWDDAASFKPERFECGEAEAHKLMPFGLGRRACPGSGLAQRTVGLALGSLIQCFEWKRVGKEKVDMAEGNGITMPKTVALEAMCKARPIMNNLLSKSVDHV, from the exons ATGGAAGCCATGGTGTTTCTCTACTCatccctctctcttctcttcgtCGCCGTTGCTTTCAAGCTGATCATCTACCTTCAAAGAAGAACACCGAAACACCTCCCTCCCAGCCCACCTTCTCTCCCAATTCTCGGTCATCTCCATCTCGTTAAAAAGCCCATTCACCGGACTTTCCACAGCCTCTCTAAAAAATACGGCCAGATTTTCTCTCTCCGATTCGGCTCCCGCCTCGTGGTTATCGTTTCGTCCCCTTCTGCAGTCGAGGAATGCTTCACCAAGAACGACATCGTCTTAGCCAACCGTCCTCCCTCCCTCGTGGCCAAGATTGTCGGCTACAACCAGAGCACCGTGGTAGGAGTCCCTTACGGCGACCTCTGGCGCAACCTCCGCCGCATCAGCGCGCTCGAGATCTTCTCCACCCCCCGCCTCAACATGTTCTTGGGCATCCGAAGGGACGAGATTAAGCGCTTGCTGCACAAACTGGGACGCAACTCGTCCCAAGATTTCACCAAGGTGGAGCTGAAATCAATGTTCTCGGACCTCACCTTTAACATCATAATGAGAATGGTGGCGGGGAAGCGGTACTACGGGTACGGAGAGGAGGTGAAGAACGAGGAAGAAGCGAGACGGTTTAAGAAGATGATGATAGAGGTTGTAGCATCAGCAGGGGCGTCGAATCCTCAAGAATTCGTGCCCATTTTGCGGTGGATTGATCATGGGGGTTTGGAGAAGAGGCTGATGAGGCTTGCCAAGAAGATGGATGCCTTCTTGCAAGCTCTTATTGACGAGAAGAAGGGTAAGGAGGAGGGAAACACTATGATCGACCATCTGCTTTCCTTGCAGAAATCACAGCCTGATTATTACACGAACCAAATTATCAAAGCCCTTATTTTG AGCTTGCTACTTGCCGGAACTGACACTTCAGCAGTGACATTAGAGTGGGCGATGTCCAATCTGCTCAACCATCCTGACGTATTGAAGAAGGCTAGAGCTGAGTTGGACAGTCAAATTGGGGAAGAGAATTTGATGGATGAACCAGATATCTCTAAACTATGTTACCTACAAAGGATAATTTTGGAGACCCTTCGATTATATCCTGCAGCCCCACTACTAGTACCCCACATGGCCTCTGATGATTGTATTATCGGAGGATACGATGTTCCACGTAACACAATGTTATTGGTGAATGCATGGGCCATACACAGAGACCCCAAGGTGTGGGATGACGCAGCCAGCTTTAAGCCTGAGAGATTTGAGTGCGGTGAGGCAGAGGCGCACAAGTTGATGCCATTTGGGCTGGGGAGGAGGGCATGTCCAGGGTCAGGGCTAGCCCAACGAACGGTGGGATTAGCTTTGGGGTCATTGATTCAGTGCTTTGAGTGGAAAAGGGTTGGCAAGGAAAAAGTAGATATGGCTGAAGGTAATGGAATCACCATGCCTAAAACTGTGGCACTGGAGGCCATGTGTAAGGCACGCCCTATTATGAATAACCTTCTTTCCAAGTCTGTAGATCATGTTTGA